A single region of the Candidatus Protochlamydia amoebophila UWE25 genome encodes:
- a CDS encoding HlyD family efflux transporter periplasmic adaptor subunit, with amino-acid sequence MTEKEPTTTNQDFSSLNLDLLNKKKRNKVLLKIFFVFLLLTILTTIYWYLFIRFHESTDDAYVNGNIVNLMSPEQGTITAIYADNTDFVKQGQLLIELDPTLYQLAFEQAQVELALAVREVQQLYETVQQKKAALELKQADLKRAQEDFESRNSLRNTEAISIEDLNHAQANLTVAQAATNLSKHELNSAIAAIGSTSLENHPNIQNKEIALKQTYVNLKRCKILAPVSGFISQRKIQVGEWVSTTRSLLSIIPLDQIWIDANFKETELRDIRIGQPVTVKSDMYGSSVLYHGKVLGVLAGTGSVFSLIPPQNATGNWIKIVQRVPVRISLDSNELRQFPLFLGLSTYVVVDTKNQLGDRLASNPVYNPILTTSVYEIPMQPAQELIDSIIQANLNHKS; translated from the coding sequence ATGACTGAAAAAGAACCTACAACTACTAATCAAGATTTTTCTTCTCTTAATCTAGATCTTCTCAATAAGAAAAAAAGAAATAAAGTTTTATTAAAGATTTTTTTTGTTTTTTTATTATTAACTATTCTAACAACTATTTATTGGTATTTGTTCATCCGTTTTCATGAATCGACAGATGATGCTTATGTCAATGGTAACATTGTTAATTTGATGTCTCCTGAACAAGGAACCATTACAGCTATTTATGCAGATAATACAGATTTTGTAAAACAAGGCCAGCTACTGATAGAACTTGATCCAACACTCTATCAATTAGCTTTTGAACAAGCTCAAGTTGAGCTAGCTTTAGCTGTCAGGGAAGTTCAACAACTTTATGAAACTGTCCAACAAAAAAAAGCCGCTCTTGAATTAAAACAAGCCGATTTAAAACGAGCCCAAGAAGATTTTGAAAGTCGTAATTCCTTAAGAAATACTGAAGCTATTTCGATTGAAGATCTCAATCATGCACAAGCTAATTTAACTGTTGCACAAGCTGCAACGAACTTATCAAAACATGAATTAAATAGCGCCATTGCTGCTATAGGCTCAACATCATTGGAGAATCATCCCAATATTCAGAATAAAGAAATTGCACTGAAGCAAACCTATGTCAATTTAAAGCGATGCAAAATTTTAGCTCCCGTCTCAGGTTTTATTTCTCAAAGAAAAATACAAGTAGGAGAATGGGTCTCAACAACACGCTCTCTATTGAGTATTATTCCTCTCGATCAAATTTGGATAGATGCCAATTTCAAAGAAACAGAATTGCGTGATATTCGAATAGGACAACCCGTCACTGTTAAAAGTGACATGTATGGTTCTTCCGTGCTTTATCATGGTAAAGTATTAGGAGTATTAGCTGGAACTGGAAGTGTTTTTTCTTTAATACCTCCTCAAAATGCTACTGGAAACTGGATCAAAATTGTTCAACGTGTTCCAGTTAGAATTTCTCTTGATTCTAACGAACTTAGACAATTCCCCCTGTTTTTAGGTCTATCCACCTATGTTGTTGTCGACACGAAAAATCAACTAGGCGATCGATTAGCCTCCAATCCTGTTTACAACCCCATACTTACAACTTCTGTTTATGAAATTCCTATGCAGCCTGCTCAAGAACTTATTGATAGTATTATTCAAGCTAATTTAAACCACAAATCTTGA
- a CDS encoding RluA family pseudouridine synthase, translating into MKLTCQTNLPIFEALALLSPQSSKNTLRSWIKEGRIEVDGIVVKNNHFEVLEGQVISLNQRKKIVGSGIQILYEDADLAIIYKPSGLLSVATAFEKGETTHALLKAHYKPRKVFVVHRLDQDTSGVMVFAFNEKTCNGLKDLFEVHDISRSYTAIVEGQLLSPSGTWKSYLYEDSQYFVHETEDETYGRLAITHYRTLKTLKKYSLVELTLETGRKNQIRVHCQSAGHPVVGDKKYGAHTNPLKRLCLHAHLLAFKHPISRKIIRIESPIPEEFYRLIPK; encoded by the coding sequence ATGAAATTAACTTGTCAGACCAATCTCCCGATTTTTGAAGCTTTAGCACTTCTTTCTCCGCAAAGTTCTAAAAACACTCTTCGTTCTTGGATCAAAGAAGGTCGAATTGAAGTGGATGGAATTGTTGTAAAAAATAATCATTTTGAAGTTTTAGAAGGACAAGTCATAAGCCTAAACCAAAGAAAAAAAATCGTCGGGAGTGGCATTCAAATTCTCTACGAAGATGCTGATTTGGCCATCATTTATAAACCGTCAGGACTCTTAAGTGTAGCAACAGCTTTCGAAAAGGGTGAAACTACTCACGCTTTGTTAAAAGCTCATTATAAACCTAGAAAAGTCTTTGTTGTTCATCGTTTAGATCAAGATACTTCAGGTGTCATGGTTTTTGCTTTCAACGAAAAGACTTGTAATGGGTTGAAAGATTTATTTGAAGTTCATGATATTAGCCGCTCTTATACAGCTATTGTAGAAGGTCAATTACTTTCCCCTTCGGGAACTTGGAAAAGCTATCTTTATGAAGATAGCCAATATTTCGTTCATGAAACCGAAGATGAAACCTATGGTCGTCTAGCCATTACCCACTACCGAACTTTGAAAACATTAAAAAAATATTCTTTAGTTGAACTTACTTTAGAAACAGGACGAAAAAATCAAATTCGCGTTCATTGTCAATCTGCTGGACATCCAGTTGTTGGTGATAAAAAATATGGAGCTCATACCAACCCCTTAAAAAGACTCTGTCTACATGCTCATTTATTAGCTTTTAAACATCCCATCAGTAGAAAAATCATTCGTATTGAATCCCCGATTCCCGAAGAATTTTACCGATTGATTCCCAAATGA
- the rpsT gene encoding 30S ribosomal protein S20, whose amino-acid sequence MAKQEVAAKKVKRPTALKRDLQNKKKRLNNKIYKSRVRTAVRSFQESLVKGDETLSKAKLDEVYSILDKCAKKGVFKLNKVSRTKSRLAARAAAKA is encoded by the coding sequence ATGGCAAAACAAGAAGTAGCAGCAAAGAAAGTAAAGCGGCCAACAGCGCTTAAGCGCGATTTGCAAAACAAGAAAAAGCGCCTTAACAACAAAATTTACAAATCACGTGTTCGAACAGCTGTACGTTCTTTTCAAGAGTCTTTAGTAAAAGGTGATGAAACTTTATCTAAAGCTAAACTAGATGAAGTGTATAGTATCTTAGACAAATGCGCGAAAAAAGGTGTTTTTAAGTTAAATAAAGTTAGCCGCACAAAATCTCGTTTAGCCGCTCGTGCTGCCGCTAAAGCGTAA